A DNA window from Roseovarius sp. Pro17 contains the following coding sequences:
- a CDS encoding rhodanese-like domain-containing protein, whose amino-acid sequence MSAASITVAATRAALKDGGELALIDLREVGQFGEGHPFFAVNIPFSRLEADAPRLMPRRSVRCILVDDGDGIADRGAEILTEMGYSDLHVMEGGAPGWGAAGHTLFKGVNLPSKTFGELVEHQLKTPSVSAEELHAMQGAGGDFLILDGRSGPEFAKMSIPGAQSCPNAELGYRVGQMALAGTPIVVNCAGRTRSIIGAETLRLAGWTGPVHALRNGTQGWRLAGYELDHGREAGELPPVPPQGLNAARAKAQELIASYDIPLADMATIQRWMGDDTRTIFRFDVRTEAEHRAGHAPGFASAPGGQLVQATDEKLAVRGARIVLSCDTGLRAATTAIWLMGMGHSVWVLRGAALSEKNAPQPTADRPDLSKLIANSATLLDASNGMDYRASHIEGAVWANRAHLHRDRPDLRGPITIVGQDAALLEGVRQELMAQGHDDIKAVASGPEDWQAAGLKIVQTPDNPSEAECIDHLFFVHDRHDDNLDAARRYLEWETGLLSQLDPDERAALKPLTPGA is encoded by the coding sequence ATGAGTGCAGCTAGCATAACTGTCGCAGCCACCCGCGCGGCGCTGAAGGACGGCGGCGAACTCGCCCTCATTGATTTGCGCGAGGTCGGGCAATTCGGTGAGGGGCATCCGTTCTTTGCGGTGAATATCCCCTTCAGCAGGCTTGAGGCGGATGCACCCCGACTGATGCCGCGCCGGTCGGTGCGCTGTATCCTCGTTGATGATGGAGACGGTATCGCGGATCGCGGGGCCGAAATCCTGACTGAAATGGGCTATAGCGATCTGCATGTGATGGAGGGTGGCGCACCCGGCTGGGGCGCGGCGGGGCATACGCTGTTCAAGGGGGTGAACCTGCCGTCCAAGACGTTTGGCGAACTGGTGGAGCATCAGTTAAAAACGCCCTCCGTATCCGCAGAAGAACTGCACGCGATGCAGGGCGCAGGTGGCGATTTTCTGATCCTCGATGGTCGCAGCGGGCCGGAGTTTGCCAAGATGTCGATCCCGGGTGCGCAATCCTGCCCCAATGCAGAACTGGGCTATCGCGTGGGCCAGATGGCACTGGCGGGCACGCCCATCGTGGTGAATTGTGCCGGGCGCACCCGATCAATCATCGGGGCGGAAACGCTGCGCCTTGCCGGGTGGACCGGCCCTGTCCATGCGCTGCGCAACGGCACGCAAGGCTGGCGGCTGGCGGGGTATGAGTTGGACCACGGGAGGGAGGCGGGGGAGTTGCCGCCAGTGCCGCCGCAGGGCCTGAATGCTGCGCGAGCCAAGGCGCAGGAGTTGATTGCAAGCTATGATATTCCACTGGCGGACATGGCGACTATTCAACGCTGGATGGGCGACGACACGCGCACGATTTTTCGTTTTGACGTGCGCACCGAGGCCGAGCATCGAGCGGGCCACGCGCCCGGCTTTGCCTCTGCCCCCGGTGGGCAACTCGTGCAGGCCACGGACGAAAAACTGGCCGTGCGCGGTGCGCGTATCGTGCTGAGCTGCGACACTGGACTGCGCGCGGCGACGACGGCGATCTGGCTGATGGGTATGGGACATTCGGTCTGGGTGCTGCGAGGGGCTGCCTTGTCTGAGAAAAATGCGCCGCAGCCAACTGCCGACCGTCCTGATTTGAGCAAACTTATTGCCAATAGCGCCACGCTTCTTGATGCGTCCAACGGGATGGACTATCGCGCCTCGCATATCGAGGGCGCCGTTTGGGCGAACCGTGCGCATCTGCACCGCGACCGGCCCGATCTGCGCGGCCCCATCACCATTGTCGGGCAGGATGCCGCGCTGCTCGAAGGGGTGCGGCAAGAGTTGATGGCGCAGGGCCATGACGATATAAAAGCTGTCGCATCGGGCCCCGAAGATTGGCAAGCTGCGGGGCTAAAGATCGTGCAGACGCCCGACAATCCCAGCGAGGCGGAGTGCATCGATCACCTCTTTTTCGTGCATGACCGCCATGACGACAATCTGGACGCCGCCCGCCGGTATCTGGAATGGGAAACGGGCCTTTTGTCCCAGCTTGATCCCGATGAGCGCGCGGCGCTCAAGCCCCTGACGCCCGGTGCCTAG
- a CDS encoding cysteine dioxygenase family protein, with protein sequence MANAQDRHDITQQFIADAKAIVAEGPMDRPRLDRIKNRLMDIAARQDLWAEDDFPAPTPEEKQNRFFIAHDPDTGLTLYLNVMQPGKKIPPHNHTVFACIAAVEGAEQNTVYERVDDGSVEGKADLKLREEVDLRPGNALAMMPDDIHSVVIDGTEVIRHLHFYGQPLESLDGRISYDLEAGTCQIMDIGAKTKK encoded by the coding sequence ATGGCCAATGCCCAGGACCGCCACGACATCACGCAGCAGTTCATCGCCGACGCCAAGGCGATCGTCGCCGAGGGGCCGATGGATCGCCCCCGTCTGGACCGCATCAAGAACCGATTGATGGATATCGCCGCGCGCCAGGATTTGTGGGCCGAGGACGACTTCCCGGCGCCCACGCCGGAGGAAAAGCAGAACCGTTTCTTTATCGCCCACGACCCTGACACTGGCCTGACGCTCTATCTGAATGTTATGCAGCCGGGCAAGAAGATCCCACCGCACAATCACACCGTCTTTGCCTGTATCGCCGCCGTCGAGGGGGCCGAGCAAAATACCGTCTACGAGCGTGTCGACGACGGTTCGGTCGAGGGCAAGGCTGACCTCAAGCTGCGCGAGGAGGTCGACCTGCGCCCCGGCAATGCGCTGGCGATGATGCCCGACGATATTCATAGCGTGGTGATCGACGGGACCGAGGTGATCCGGCATCTGCATTTTTACGGTCAGCCGCTGGAATCGCTGGACGGGCGCATCAGTTATGACCTTGAGGCCGGGACATGCCAGATTATGGATATCGGCGCCAAGACCAAGAAATGA